tcctcgacgactaccacaatgtacatagagtttggccaaaatcggttcagatttagatatagtttccatatatatgttcgtccgatttgcagtaatattgcaataaaattgtttttctcgaaatttggcaggagggattttctcctgactctcaatattacttgtgaatttcatggaaatcggttcagatttagatatagctgtcatatatgtatgtatatcgccaggttttcaccccaagagccactgcaagcgcattgtttgaccaatcttgccaaaattttgcatatagctcccatgtatatgttcgtcagattttgggtaatttgccataatgttgtcatttgtcaaccgtagttttacagtttgaacatatttgtcgccgaggtccatcaaaattggttcagaattggatataggtcccacattgtactaatagagttggtgtagggtattatacagtcggcaccgcccgacttttgcccttccttactggttttagtcTAACAAACGACGAGAGACCAGATTGATCACGCTGTTACTAGAAAGGAGCGAAATCAATACAGATCATGACCATTTTGCAGCGAAGATTTGCACCCGTCTAAGCGTAGTGAGAAACGTACAATCTGATTAGTTTCTTTAAACTATGGAATGTATCGCTGATTGCCGAAAATCGTAGAACGTCTTCTGCTTATACGATGACTTCTCGAATGAGGCGTGTGCTGGGGCTGTAGGTTGCGTTGCGAAATACCATGTGGCAAGGTATTTCGCAACGCAGGACGTGGCTTATCGCGAGGCTTAAGAAGCATGACTTTGGATTGTTGTAAGGCATCCTGACTGCTCATTGCAACTTCAGGACTTTGACATCGCTCTGGACGCTGTCAAAGACCTTCTTCTAGGGCGAACATAAAGAACCAGAGGTCTCTGAGAAAATTCTGCCAGTCGCGTGCTctccaacctaaccttacctacttTAATCAACTGGTCCCAATTGTGTCAAGAAAGCACTCTTACGCCGATGGCAAAACTTTGACCACTCCTAAAAAAGTCCGTGAAATCCGTAATTTAGGTTCAAAAAAGCATTTCCAATGAATTATTGGCATttccaagagtgtcgaaatgcaaCTAAAGAATGCGGTGCATAAAGCAGCTATGTAGTCAGTAACAACCGAAGGCAGAAGCGGAGAAGAGAGAAAAACAGGAGAAGTCTTTTTCACAGATCAAGATGATTAGAAGCCCACATAAACTCCgaaaactaaaagaaaaaaagaaacaattgaTTGCAGTGGTACATGCATTTTCTCCTGCAGGGATAAAGAAGAAAATCTTGTAACAGATTGTGTGCTTATGATAGGACAAGGCATCAGGAGCCGAAGGGCTGCGAGCATAACTATTTAATACGGCAGGCGACATGCTGATGAGGCTTATTCAGCAATACGTCTTCTCAGTTTGGCTAGAAAAACAACGTGtactcgatgattggaaccttagcatacatactatgtcccgtacacaagaaaggagacaagacaatATGTGCCATCACTCGGGTTGAAACTCTGATTCATGTGAAGTTCATCGTCATCACCAAAAGCTCTGTTGGGAGCTACTGGGCGAGCTAACAGgttgtggaatgctccatacgaagtagctgcaattaTAAATCTGCTACAGAACATAGGGGTATTAACACTTCAGAAAATTCTTGCGAAAGAAAGATCGGCAGTAATTATCTTTTCGGTGATTATTGAGGTGTACATTCGATTAATCGGATATTAATGACCTTTCAAATAATCGaccaattgaaaataaaatattttcaaataaaaaaagggAATCATTTAGAACGGTTAAGAGTGAGTAAACGCGGGTCTGGCATAATATGGCCATAAAACAAATAGGGTACCAACCCCTAAAACTACCTGTTGACCCAGGCAAATAACGAAAGTTTGGAAGTAAAACTTTGAGAAGGTCTGCAATTTTATCTAACCACAACAGATTTGATATAAAAGCTTGATATCACAAATTTTAGAATTGAAAGTAATTTCCATATGCACGGTTGATATACAAACCTATTCGAAAtccaatttttcgaaaaaaaaattaatactatTTTTAGATCTGGCTTTATCCAAAACCCCCCAACCAGGCATATGCATATGAAATACTCACCTTTTGGTAACAAATTAGCTAAACATAATGAAGCAGCCGCATAATATACAGCACAATGATTAGGATGTTGACTGACACCATCACGATCAAATGTGAAAACCGCCTGAATGCTTAACGTTTCTACCGTATTTAGAATAATAGTAGCCACGGCATCTGTTTTCCAATCAACATTTGGATCATCGGGTAAATTGGTTGCATTGACTAGTATAATATTGCCCTGATTTATTCCCAGATGAGTGCAAGCATGCCAGAGCTCTTCTCGTCGCTGTGATGATTTCTTTTCATAGTTTCctggaaattaaaaataaaaacgttaAACAAGAAACTTTACCTATTCGTTAAGAAGGTTCAAAGCAATGTACGTGTTCTGCTCAGCACTTGAGTCTATTCATCGGAAGGACATTGCTCCCAAAAGGGAGCATGCCAAGGTTCGATGTTAGACAGTTCTAATGGTAATACCAAAGgcaaaaaggaaaattaatatcataaattttccttttttgcttTTGGTTTTACCTTTGACATAACGATAAGAACATGtgttatttcttaaaaaaaaacaggataTGTTTGTCCATGCTGTTTTTGTAAGTGTCGCCATAGTAGCCTCTAACAGCTGAGCTAGAAAACGTTGCAATTTTCTATTCCACTTAATGACTCACCATTCGAAAGACACAGCAAATACACCTCACACTTTTCCTGACGCGTCAACGAATATATGAGGGGCCCAAAAAACATACATTCATCATCGGGATGTGAAGTAACAAAGAGTACCCTTTTGGCAGTGCTTGAGACGGGCCATGGCAGGCGCAATTGACTTAatcctttgtatcggaagattaATGTGTAAATAGCGAAGCATACTAAAAAGTATGCAAGTGCAGCGTATATCAAATGCTCCAGGGCTTCAGCCGATTTTTCCACTAAACGTATATAGACAGCCTTCGGATGTAATGCAGCAACAGTGGCCTGCAATACACTCAGCGCAGATGAGTTTCCCAGCAATTGGAAACGTTGTTGTTGATAAGCACTGTAGATTTGTGTGGCGGCCGATCCACAAGTTGTCACTGTATTGTTGATAACGGAGCCAACAAAAGCATTGAACCAGGacacattcatttcatttcaaaaatAAACAGTTTTAGAAATTTCCCAGGATAAAGTAAACCGCAATGTAGAAGGCCAAGTTATTATTGCCACTCAAAATGATTTGAaatatcaaatgcaaattttatgttttttttagaaGACTTTTAAAGATTCCAGTTTCCACTCTTGAATGGGAACCCAGAATAACAGCAAAAAGGCAACGCAGCAAAAATACTATATTCGCAAAAATATAGAATTCAGACTTTAGTTGGAGAAACAGAatcacttttttcaatttgttttaatttatatgttGTGACCAAAAGGTTTTTTTGCTACCACTATTTTTCGATATGTCTTTGAGCGCCTTAAATGGTCCCTGTTTTCTTGAATTTAGTGATTCTGTTTGGTGGAATTTATTTAGTCCTCATTTGTCTCCTCTTTTTGACACTAATCTTAGTTGTCATGTTATCATGTCATTTGTTATATTCTCTTTGGCCTATTtgacattttacaaaataaacatAATTAGTGCCAACGTAGTGCATAAGACAAGGCAGATCCACAAAATAGTGTTATTTGAGCAGCTggt
This Stomoxys calcitrans chromosome 2, idStoCalc2.1, whole genome shotgun sequence DNA region includes the following protein-coding sequences:
- the LOC106088672 gene encoding N-acetylglucosaminyl-phosphatidylinositol de-N-acetylase, giving the protein MNVSWFNAFVGSVINNTVTTCGSAATQIYSAYQQQRFQLLGNSSALSVLQATVAALHPKAVYIRLVEKSAEALEHLIYAALAYFLVCFAIYTLIFRYKGLSQLRLPWPVSSTAKRVLFVTSHPDDECMFFGPLIYSLTRQEKCEVYLLCLSNGNYEKKSSQRREELWHACTHLGINQGNIILVNATNLPDDPNVDWKTDAVATIILNTVETLSIQAVFTFDRDGVSQHPNHCAVYYAAASLCLANLLPKDCKFYALDSINIVRKYLSILDIICTCFMARHWCILSWKEAAVVRSAMRKHESQMKWFRWIYICFSRYMFINSIREVNLTDVELEMQIHDN